One Prunus dulcis chromosome 8, ALMONDv2, whole genome shotgun sequence DNA window includes the following coding sequences:
- the LOC117637271 gene encoding probable beta-D-xylosidase 5, translated as MKNQIQILLFLSLSFLLIVPIFAQQFACDKKDSTTSKFAFCNRTLSYENRAKDLVSRLTLQEKVQQLVDNSAGIARLGVPAYKWWSEALHGMSDLGPGTKFNGTVPGATSFPAVILSAASFNSSLWLMMGQVVSTEARAMYNVGLAGLTYWSPNVNVFRDPRWGRGQETPGEDPLVVSNYGVNYVRGLQEVSEGKNAGGDRLKVSSCCKHYTAYDVDNWKGVDRFHFDAQVTKQDLEDTYQPPFKSCVEEGHVSSVMCSYNRVNGIPTCADPNLLQGVIRGQWGLDGYIVSDCDSIEVYYDAIHYTATPEDAVALALEAGLNLNCGNFLGQYTENAVNSKKVDVSVVDQSLIYNYIVLMRLGFFDGDPKLLQFGKLGPSDVCSNDHKNLALDAAKQGIVLLDNKGALPLSSKKIKNLAIVGPNANATDVMISNYHGIPCSYTSPLQGLQKYVSALKYEPGCNGVKCDNESLIGAAALATATADAVVVVVGLDQSIEAEGLDRETLTLPGFQEKLVNQVVNATKGTVILVIMSAGPIDVSFAKNLTKIGGIIWVGYPGQAGGDAIAQVIFGDYNPAGRSPFTWYPKEYADQVQMTDMNMRANTSSNFPGRTYRFYTGKTIYEFGHGLSYSTFTKFIKSAPSTVRIHSTPISSPHASLLVSNSTTQLISNPASRSPFIDISRVQCQKLKFDLVVGVRNNGPRDGSHVVLVFWKPPSSGMLVGAPNLQLVDFQRAEVKNWQAKLVTMRVDVCKRLSFVDREGKRKLATGKHTILVGSPSEYQVKHILNFRLARKGEVREAF; from the exons ATGAAgaaccaaatccaaatcctcttgtttctttcactttcattTCTCCTAATTGTCCCCATTTTCGCACAACAATTTGCATGTGACAAGAAAGATTCAACAACTAGCAAATTTGCCTTTTGCAACAGAACCTTGTCTTATGAGAACAGAGCCAAGGACCTTGTGTCACGCCTTACTCTCCAAGAAAAGGTGCAGCAGCTAGTAGATAATAGCGCAGGCATAGCTCGGCTAGGCGTGCCTGCCTATAAGTGGTGGTCCGAGGCACTTCATGGTATGTCCGATCTTGGCCCGGGCACCAAGTTTAACGGCACTGTGCCTGGTGCCACTAGTTTCCCAGCAGTGATTCTATCTGCTGCAAGTTTTAATTCATCATTGTGGTTAATGATGGGGCAGGTTGTGTCAACTGAGGCTAGAGCCATGTACAATGTTGGTCTAGCCGGATTGACATATTGGAGCCCGAATGTTAATGTGTTCCGCGACCCTAGATGGGGCCGCGGACAAGAAACACCTGGGGAGGACCCGCTGGTGGTGTCGAATTATGGAGTGAATTATGTCAGGGGTCTGCAAGAAGTGAGTGAAGGAAAAAATGCTGGTGGTGATAGGCTAAAGGTCTCAAGTTGTTGCAAGCATTACACTGCTTATGATGTGGATAACTGGAAAGGCGTCGATCGATTTCACTTTGATGCACAG GTGACAAAGCAGGACCTGGAGGATACATATCAGCCACCCTTCAAAAGTTGTGTGGAGGAGGGCCATGTCAGCAGTGTGATGTGTTCATACAATAGGGTCAACGGGATTCCCACTTGCGCTGACCCGAACCTCCTCCAAGGGGTAATCAGAGGTCAATGGGGTCTTGATGG ATATATTGTTTCAGATTGCGACTCGATCGAGGTATATTATGATGCCATCCATTACACTGCAACACCTGAGGATGCTGTAGCCCTTGCCTTGGAAGCAG GTCTAAACCTGAATTGTGGGAACTTTTTAGGACAGTACACAGAGAATGCGGTTAACTCGAAAAAAGTGGATGTATCTGTGGTAGATCAATCCTTGATATACAACTACATAGTATTGATGAGGCTTGGATTCTTTGATGGTGACCCTAAATTGCTCCAGTTTGGAAAACTTGGTCCGTCTGATGTGTGCAGCAACGATCACAAGAATTTGGCACTTGATGCTGCTAAGCAAGGCATAGTTTTGCTAGACAACAAGGGAGCTCTTCCTTTGTCctccaaaaaaatcaagaacTTGGCTATTGTTGGACCTAATGCAAATGCCACTGATGTTATGATAAGCAACTATCATGGCATACCATGTAGCTATACTAGCCCTTTACAAGGGCTACAGAAGTATGTCTCTGCCTTGAAATATGAGCCCGGGTGTAACGGTGTGAAATGTGATAACGAGAGCCTTATTGGGGCAGCGGCTCTGGCCACTGCCACAGCTGATGCAGTAGTGGTGGTAGTAGGACTGGATCAGTCCATTGAAGCAGAGGGGCTAGACAGAGAGACCTTGACATTACCAGGGTTTCAAGAAAAGCTTGTAAACCAAGTTGTTAATGCAACAAAAGGAACAGTCATTTTGGTCATTATGTCAGCTGGCCCAATTGATGTTTCTTTTGCCAAAAATTTGACAAAGATAGGAGGGATAATTTGGGTAGGATATCCCGGTCAAGCTGGAGGAGATGCCATAGCTCAAGTCATATTTGGAGACTACAATCCAG CTGGAAGATCACCTTTTACATGGTACCCTAAGGAGTATGCAGACCAAGTGCAAATGACAGACATGAACATGAGAGCCAACACAAGCAGCAACTTCCCTGGAAGAACATACAGATTCTACACTGGAAAAACCATCTATGAGTTTGGTCATGGCCTAAGCTATTCAACATTCACCAAGTTCATAAAATCAGCACCTTCCACTGTGCGCATCCACTCAACTCCCATTTCCAGCCCACATGCTAGCCTTCTTGTTTCCAACTCCACCACTCAACTGATTTCGAATCCTGCTTCCAGAAGCCCTTTCATTGACATATCAAGAGTGCAGTGCCAGAAACTAAAATTTGACCTTGTTGTTGGTGTGAGGAACAACGGGCCAAGGGACGGAAGCCACGTGGTGCTAGTGTTCTGGAAACCGCCAAGCTCGGGGATGTTGGTTGGAGCACCAAACCTGCAGCTGGTGGACTTTCAGCGGGCGGAGGTGAAGAATTGGCAGGCAAAGCTTGTAACCATGAGGGTGGATGTGTGCAAGAGACTGAGCTTTGTGGATAGAGAAGGAAAGAGGAAGTTGGCCACTGGGAAGCACACAATTCTGGTTGGTTCTCCTAGTGAGTACCAAGTGAAGCACATTCTCAATTTTAGGCTGGCTAGGAAAGGAGAAGTGAGGGAGGCTTTTTAa
- the LOC117637272 gene encoding uncharacterized protein LOC117637272 — translation MEGLIPFLFHALKKQRPQHRYRSFSQSNSSNRSYHLLMSSQDSLEGSSHRRTRSEFQPPVSTAAFFEQRPANEFAHSRSLKEEGGVSAAPSVLIGSSKMGSYPYQVSNVGMAERK, via the coding sequence ATGGAAGGCTTaattccatttctttttcatgcCCTGAAGAAGCAAAGGCCACAACACAGGTATAGGTCCTTTTCTCAGAGCAACTCCTCCAACCGCAGCTACCATCTCCTTATGAGTAGCCAGGATTCATTAGAGGGCTCCTCTCATCGCCGGACACGATCCGAATTTCAGCCTCCTGTTAGTACTGCTGCCTTCTTTGAGCAGCGGCCCGCGAATGAATTTGCTCATTCTCGGAGCCTCAAGGAAGAAGGTGGTGTTTCTGCTGCTCCTTCAGTGCTCATTGGATCATCAAAGATGGGTTCCTATCCTTACCAGGTCTCTAATGTGGGTATGGCTGAAAGGAAATGA
- the LOC117637375 gene encoding dual-specificity RNA methyltransferase RlmN produces the protein MQSGKNTMSFRSIFDAGELKSELEKSGVKPSFMPYIWKQVIQNPDSQLDQIPSLPSAAYPLLTSKFKTLTSCVHSAMDSSDQLTTKLLIKLQNGALVEAVIMKYDTRLGKYNGKPRPGGMRSTLCVSSQVGCKMGCTFCATGSMGFKSNLTSGEIVEQLVHASRISPIRNVVFMGMGEPLNNYGALVEAIHVMTGPPFHLSPKKITVSTVGIIHAIKKLHIDLPGLNLAVSLHAPVQEIRCQIMPAARAFPLVKLMDTLQEYQKNTQQKIFIEYIMLDGVNDEEQNAHQLGKLLETFQVVVNLIPFNPIGDLSKFSTSNEEKVSSFQKILRGTYGIRTTVRKEMGQDISGACGQLVVNKRSIENTVLLTDIEDLQVR, from the exons ATGCAAAGTGGAAAAAATACGATGTCGTTTCGATCAATCTTCGACGCAGGAGAGCTGAAATCAGAACTGGAAAAGTCCGGGGTCAAGCCCAGCTTCATGCCTTACATATGGAAGCAGGTGATCCAAAACCCCGACTCCCAATTGGACCAAATTCCGTCTTTACCCTCCGCCGCGTACCCTCTTCTAACCTCAAAGTTCAAAACCCTAACCTCCTGCGTCCATTCGGCCATGGATTCCTCAGACCAACTTACCACCAAGCTCCTTATAAAGCTACAG aaTGGGGCTCTTGTGGAGGCTGTGATTATGAAGTACGATACCCGCTTGGGAAAGTACAATGGGAAGCCCCGCCCTGGTGGAATGAGGTCCACCTTGTGCGTATCATCTCAG GTTGGTTGCAAAATGGGTTGCACATTCTGTGCCACTGGGAGTATGGGGTTTAAGAGCAATCTGACCTCAGGGGAGATTGTGGAGCAACTGGTTCATGCTTCTCGTATTTCGCCTATACGCAATGTTGTTTTCatg GGAATGGGGGAACCATTGAATAACTATGGTGCCTTGGTGGAAGCGATTCATGTCATGACTGGACCACCATTTCATTTGTCGCCAAAGAAAATTACTGTGTCCACG GTTGGCATTATTCATGCTATCAAAAAGCTTCATATTGACCTTCCAGGACTGAATTTAGCAGTTTCACTACATGCTCCTGTACAAGAAATTCGTTGTCAGATAATGCCTGCAGCTCGAGCTTTTCCTTTAGTAAAGCTTATGGATACACTACAAGAATATCAAAAGAACAC TCAGCAAAAAATCTTCATTGAGTACATAATGCTTGATGGAGTGAATGATGAAGAGCAAAATGCACACCAGCTCGGGAAATTGCTAGAGACATTTCAAGTG GTGGTTAATCTAATACCCTTTAATCCAATTGGTGATTTGAGTAAGTTCAGCACCAGTAACGAAGAGAAAGTATCGAGTTTCCAGAAAATCTTACGAGGTACTTATGGCATTCGAACAACAGTTCGTAAGGAAATGGGTCAGGACATAAGTGGAGCATGTGGGCAGTTGGTTGTGAACAAGAGGTCAATTGAGAACACAGTTCTCTTAACTGATATAGAAGATCTTCAGGTCAGATAG
- the LOC117637376 gene encoding EPIDERMAL PATTERNING FACTOR-like protein 4, with protein MQEEANPRTLMFALLLTMLISSCSVHSSNLANSPSPSPAVVGMPMPNEPPRRIVKKGRRGSFPATCYLKCNQCEPCMPVQVSVRAMALEENEYYPQVWKCSCGDNIFSP; from the exons atgcaAGAAGAAGCAAATCCCAGAACGTTAATGTTCGCCCTCTTGCTCACCATGCTCATCTCGTCTTGCTCGGTTCACTCGAGCAACTTAGCCAACTCTCCGTCACCTTCACCG gCTGTTGTTGGGATGCCAATGCCGAATGAGCCGCCTCGACGGATTGTTAAAAAGGGAAGGAGAGGATCGTTTCCGGCTACTTGCTATTTAAAGTGTAACCAGTGCGAGCCTTGCATGCCAGTTCAAGTATCAGTCCGAGCGATGGCATTGGAAGAGAACGAGTACTATCCACAGGTGTGGAAATGTTCCTGTGGTGATAACATATTTTCCCCTTAG
- the LOC117637377 gene encoding uncharacterized protein LOC117637377 isoform X2 — protein MSRRDKARPSSSGKRSQKSNDILLRRWAGRKPVLAAGDDESYEEVPRPSQPKRLCHYLEVLYEKRGSNREEALASIIEVLTCRLENDYLEENFASFLYRGLNSLKIGSSKEKQLSLHVIGLLAIIICCEDKLSEVYRVLLPVLSESLKSGTTTSKMLNCLAIVGFFGSTNSEETEGAMQIIWKFIHPESVNDVNTKKHSPEVLVAAIYSWLFLLTSMEGWRLSHNSWNGAVCYFSNLLEHGDKLVRVAACEALVLIFETGSLDKFWKEAKDHGSYSHMQQSLRENVLKKLKCFYWDTRSENIPRSENITKKVCEVVNYFESFQCLGTSLTINGKDLKLSSWYQMIQLQFLKNFLNDGFKIHMKITVRFFLPEERNAETLTKENKKKERVWRNSLLEKARTQLMSKHRRMSEEMNCCDYD, from the exons ATGTCGAGAAGAGACAAGGCTCGTCCTTCAAGCTCCGGGAAGCGTAGCCAAAAAAGTAATGATATTTTGTTACGTAGATGGGCTGGTAGAAAACCTGTACTTGCTGCTGGTGACGATGAGAGCTATGAAGAAGTGCCTCGGCCATCGCAACCAAAGCGACTTTGCCATTACCTAGAAGTGTTGTATGAGAAAAG AGGATCCAACCGAGAGGAGGCACTGGCTTCAATAATTGAGGTGTTAACTTGCAGATTAGAGAATGACTATCTGGAAGAGAA TTTTGCTAGCTTTCTATACAGAGGCTTAAATTCCCTAAAAATAGGTTCTTCTAAAGAGAAGCAGCTATCACTCCATGTTATAG GTTTGCTGGCCATAATCATTTGTTGTGAAGATAAACTTTCTGAAGTATACAGAGTGTTGCTTCCTGTACTTTCCGAGTCTCTAAAATCTGGAACTACAACATCAAAG ATGTTGAATTGTTTGGCTATTGTgggtttttttggttcaacTAACTCAGAGGAGACTGAAGGAGCCATGCAAATTATTTGGAAGTTCATTCATCCTGAATCTGTCAATGAC GTCAACACAAAAAAGCATTCGCCAGAGGTTCTAGTTGCTGCAATATATTCTTGGCTGTTTCTTCTTACAAGCATGGAGGGATGGAGACTCAGCCACAACTCTTGGAATGG GGCTGTTTGCTACTTCTCAAACCTATTAGAGCACGGTGATAAATTAGTGCGTGTAGCAGCTTGTGAAGCGCTGGTCTTAATATTTGAAACTGGAAGTCTTGATAAGTTTTGGAAGGAAGCAAAGGATCACGGCAGCTATTCACATATGCAACAATCACTGAGAGAAAatgttttaaagaaattaaagtgTTTTTATTGGGACACTAGAAGTGAGAATATTCCAAGAAGTGAGAATATTACAAAAAAAGTCTGCGAAGTTGTGAATTATTTTGAG AGTTTTCAATGTTTGGGAACATCTTTAACAATCAATGGAAAAGATCTAAAGTTGTCATCATGGTATCAAATGATTCAG TTGCAGTTTTTGAAGAATTTTCTAAATGATGGATTCAAAATACACATGAAG ATTACCGTCCGTTTCTTTTTACCCGAAGAAAGAAATGCTGAAACACTGacgaaggaaaataaaaagaaagagagagtttgg AGGAATTCTCTTCTGGAGAAGGCAAGAACACAATTAATGAGCAAGCATCGTCGCATGTCAGAG GAAATGAACTGCTGCGACTATGATTGA
- the LOC117637377 gene encoding uncharacterized protein LOC117637377 isoform X1, whose translation MSRRDKARPSSSGKRSQKSNDILLRRWAGRKPVLAAGDDESYEEVPRPSQPKRLCHYLEVLYEKRGSNREEALASIIEVLTCRLENDYLEENFASFLYRGLNSLKIGSSKEKQLSLHVIGLLAIIICCEDKLSEVYRVLLPVLSESLKSGTTTSKMLNCLAIVGFFGSTNSEETEGAMQIIWKFIHPESVNDVNTKKHSPEVLVAAIYSWLFLLTSMEGWRLSHNSWNGAVCYFSNLLEHGDKLVRVAACEALVLIFETGSLDKFWKEAKDHGSYSHMQQSLRENVLKKLKCFYWDTRSENIPRSENITKKVCEVVNYFESFQCLGTSLTINGKDLKLSSWYQMIQLQFLKNFLNDGFKIHMKENEKLQHLFEFNPHRIKNLGPELYVSTTDKITVRFFLPEERNAETLTKENKKKERVWRNSLLEKARTQLMSKHRRMSEEMNCCDYD comes from the exons ATGTCGAGAAGAGACAAGGCTCGTCCTTCAAGCTCCGGGAAGCGTAGCCAAAAAAGTAATGATATTTTGTTACGTAGATGGGCTGGTAGAAAACCTGTACTTGCTGCTGGTGACGATGAGAGCTATGAAGAAGTGCCTCGGCCATCGCAACCAAAGCGACTTTGCCATTACCTAGAAGTGTTGTATGAGAAAAG AGGATCCAACCGAGAGGAGGCACTGGCTTCAATAATTGAGGTGTTAACTTGCAGATTAGAGAATGACTATCTGGAAGAGAA TTTTGCTAGCTTTCTATACAGAGGCTTAAATTCCCTAAAAATAGGTTCTTCTAAAGAGAAGCAGCTATCACTCCATGTTATAG GTTTGCTGGCCATAATCATTTGTTGTGAAGATAAACTTTCTGAAGTATACAGAGTGTTGCTTCCTGTACTTTCCGAGTCTCTAAAATCTGGAACTACAACATCAAAG ATGTTGAATTGTTTGGCTATTGTgggtttttttggttcaacTAACTCAGAGGAGACTGAAGGAGCCATGCAAATTATTTGGAAGTTCATTCATCCTGAATCTGTCAATGAC GTCAACACAAAAAAGCATTCGCCAGAGGTTCTAGTTGCTGCAATATATTCTTGGCTGTTTCTTCTTACAAGCATGGAGGGATGGAGACTCAGCCACAACTCTTGGAATGG GGCTGTTTGCTACTTCTCAAACCTATTAGAGCACGGTGATAAATTAGTGCGTGTAGCAGCTTGTGAAGCGCTGGTCTTAATATTTGAAACTGGAAGTCTTGATAAGTTTTGGAAGGAAGCAAAGGATCACGGCAGCTATTCACATATGCAACAATCACTGAGAGAAAatgttttaaagaaattaaagtgTTTTTATTGGGACACTAGAAGTGAGAATATTCCAAGAAGTGAGAATATTACAAAAAAAGTCTGCGAAGTTGTGAATTATTTTGAG AGTTTTCAATGTTTGGGAACATCTTTAACAATCAATGGAAAAGATCTAAAGTTGTCATCATGGTATCAAATGATTCAG TTGCAGTTTTTGAAGAATTTTCTAAATGATGGATTCAAAATACACATGAAG GAAAATGAGAAACTTCAACATTTGTTTGAATTCAATCCACATAGAATAAAGAATTTAGGTCCAGAACTCTATGTATCTACCACTGATAAG ATTACCGTCCGTTTCTTTTTACCCGAAGAAAGAAATGCTGAAACACTGacgaaggaaaataaaaagaaagagagagtttgg AGGAATTCTCTTCTGGAGAAGGCAAGAACACAATTAATGAGCAAGCATCGTCGCATGTCAGAG GAAATGAACTGCTGCGACTATGATTGA
- the LOC117638533 gene encoding protein ELC-like — protein MPKPNLTLQQKLIKRAFTEIGAGDIDYPIQHRPRIFADIIQLLFHIPSLGLTRGRFQKGEPVVLVIKGAIPVFYKGHPYKTPIKIWVPLGYPRDSPKVRVVVEDQAIMSIKLPHPYVDAGAGGLVNVPYMQAWIEAHSERTLTGLVINMCECFSVDPPVRQRVPPQPPAPVPTFPIPQPPQEQEMQERHEEERHEQVMQERQEEGKRCKGQRRRGWVCGLL, from the coding sequence GACATTGATTACCCTATACAACATAGGCCCAGAATATTTGCCGATATTATCCAGTTGCTCTTTCACATCCCTTCATTAGGTCTGACGAGGGGTAGGTTTCAGAAAGGAGAACCCGTCGTTTTGGTGATCAAAGGAGCCATTCCCGTCTTTTATAAGGGCCATCCTTACAAAACCCCAATCAAAATATGGGTTCCATTAGGTTATCCTAGGGACTCCCCGAAGGTGCGCGTGGTGGTCGAGGACCAAGCGATAATGTCAATCAAGTTACCTCATCCTTATGTCGACGCTGGAGCTGGTGGTCTAGTAAATGTGCCGTACATGCAGGCTTGGATCGAAGCACACTCAGAGAGAACTCTCACAGGTCTGGTAATTAATATGTGTGAATGTTTTAGTGTAGACCCACCCGTTCGACAAAGGGTGCCGCCGCAGCCGCCGGCCCCGGTACCCACGTTCCCCATTCCGCAGCCGCCTCAGGAGCAAGAGATGCAAGAGAGGCATGAAGAAGAGAGGCATGAGCAAGTGATGCAAGAGAGGCAGGAGGAAGGCAAGAGATGCAAAGGCCAGAGACGCCGAGGTTGGGTTTGTGGTCTTCTTTGA